One segment of Aquimarina sp. BL5 DNA contains the following:
- a CDS encoding SDR family oxidoreductase, whose translation MRTLENKIALITGSSRGLGKEMAIRLAQQGADILVTYNSNRTLADETVKEIRALGQKALAFQLNVGDITLFDAFFTEIKNSLSQYWNTSKFDILVNNAGIIANEMVAETSETTFDNLVNIQLKGPFFITQKALPLLNDGGRIINISTGLARFSLPGYGAYSSMKAGIEALTRYLAKELGSRQITANVVAPGAINTDMNKDALENNPELEKILSSVTALGRVGVAKDIGGIVAFLASEDARWINGQRIEASGGMFL comes from the coding sequence ATGAGAACTTTAGAAAACAAAATTGCATTGATCACCGGAAGCAGTAGAGGATTAGGAAAAGAAATGGCTATTAGATTAGCACAACAAGGAGCGGATATTTTGGTTACCTATAATTCCAATAGAACCCTGGCAGACGAAACCGTTAAAGAAATAAGAGCATTAGGTCAAAAAGCATTAGCTTTTCAGTTAAATGTAGGCGATATTACCCTATTTGATGCTTTTTTTACTGAAATCAAGAATTCACTTTCACAATATTGGAACACTTCAAAATTTGATATTCTCGTTAATAATGCTGGTATTATTGCTAACGAAATGGTGGCCGAAACCTCTGAAACAACTTTTGACAATCTTGTGAATATCCAGCTAAAAGGACCATTTTTTATTACCCAAAAAGCGCTTCCTTTACTCAATGATGGCGGAAGAATAATAAATATCTCTACTGGATTAGCACGTTTTAGTCTACCAGGATATGGGGCTTATTCGTCTATGAAAGCCGGTATTGAAGCATTAACAAGGTATTTAGCAAAAGAATTAGGTTCCCGTCAGATCACTGCGAATGTCGTAGCTCCGGGAGCTATAAATACCGACATGAACAAAGACGCTTTAGAGAACAATCCAGAACTGGAAAAAATACTATCCTCGGTAACGGCACTAGGTCGTGTTGGTGTAGCTAAAGATATAGGTGGTATAGTAGCGTTTTTAGCAAGTGAAGATGCTAGATGGATTAATGGTCAACGCATAGAAGCTTCTGGAGGAATGTTTCTATAA
- a CDS encoding arsenate reductase family protein produces the protein MKKIYHLSTCDTCKRILNELNPTSDFVLQDIKIESITTEQLEEIKSLSGTYESLFSKRARLYKERDLKNQHLTEDDYKNLILEHYTFLKRPVILYNNQIFAGNSKKVVEAANTAING, from the coding sequence GTGAAAAAAATATACCATCTATCCACTTGTGATACCTGCAAACGGATTTTAAACGAACTAAATCCTACTTCCGATTTTGTTTTACAAGACATTAAAATAGAATCCATTACAACTGAGCAACTAGAAGAAATTAAATCCCTTTCGGGTACATATGAATCTCTTTTTAGCAAAAGAGCAAGACTTTATAAAGAACGGGATTTAAAAAATCAACATCTTACAGAAGACGACTATAAAAATTTAATACTCGAACACTATACGTTCTTAAAACGTCCTGTAATTCTGTATAACAACCAAATATTTGCTGGAAATAGTAAAAAAGTAGTAGAAGCTGCAAACACAGCTATTAATGGATAA
- a CDS encoding YheT family hydrolase, protein MPIVESQYTPPYFFRNGHFSTIFPNLLRTVKGINQQRERVELDDGDFIDIDWSYPANSESTRKVAVLIHGLEGNAQRQYIMGLAKHLNNNHWDVAAVNLRNCSGEVNRLYRSYNAGVSDDLSSIITHIVKKDYSNISICGFSLGGNITLKYLGERATPSQVKSAVVVSVPCDLYDSLKEINKPKNFIYEQRFIRSLKEKLSERQEVFPDRISKSDISSCKSLMDIDDLYTSKAHGYIDAIDYYTKCSSKQFLKGIDIPTLIINAKNDTFLGNACYPIKEAKENSNLFLEIPNFGGHVGFYLHGETYYNEQKTIAFLQKW, encoded by the coding sequence ATGCCAATAGTAGAATCACAATACACGCCCCCTTATTTTTTTAGAAATGGTCATTTTTCAACCATATTCCCAAATTTACTTAGAACAGTTAAAGGAATTAATCAACAACGTGAACGTGTAGAGTTAGACGATGGTGATTTTATAGATATAGATTGGAGTTATCCAGCCAATTCGGAATCTACAAGAAAGGTTGCTGTACTAATTCATGGATTGGAAGGCAATGCCCAACGACAATATATTATGGGGCTTGCCAAACACTTAAATAATAATCATTGGGATGTTGCAGCAGTAAATCTTCGTAATTGTAGCGGAGAAGTTAATCGACTATATAGATCCTATAATGCAGGTGTGAGTGATGATTTAAGTTCCATTATCACCCACATTGTCAAAAAAGATTATAGCAATATTTCCATTTGTGGATTCAGCCTCGGAGGAAATATCACATTAAAATATTTAGGAGAAAGAGCGACTCCTTCTCAGGTAAAATCAGCCGTAGTAGTATCGGTTCCTTGTGATCTTTATGATTCTTTAAAAGAAATCAATAAGCCTAAAAATTTTATATACGAACAACGTTTTATTAGAAGTCTAAAGGAAAAATTAAGTGAAAGACAAGAGGTTTTTCCAGACAGAATTAGTAAATCAGACATTAGTTCGTGTAAATCTCTAATGGATATTGATGACCTATATACAAGCAAAGCACACGGATATATTGATGCAATCGATTATTATACAAAATGCAGTAGCAAGCAGTTTTTGAAGGGTATTGACATTCCTACACTTATCATTAATGCTAAAAATGATACTTTTCTTGGAAACGCATGTTATCCAATCAAAGAAGCTAAAGAAAACTCCAATTTATTTTTAGAAATACCCAATTTTGGTGGACACGTTGGTTTTTATCTTCACGGAGAAACTTATTACAACGAACAGAAAACCATAGCGTTTTTACAGAAATGGTAA
- a CDS encoding DinB family protein: protein MKDQLEITKTNRRLLTKIMDKYSLEDLNKVPEGFSNNLIWNIAHVVVTQQLLVYKLSGLPLIIDDEMIDLYKKGTKTERVVSQEEVDTIKELLFSTLDKTEEDINSGIFKEYQEYPTSTGFVLKSVKDAINFNNFHEGIHLGYILALKKSL, encoded by the coding sequence ATGAAAGATCAATTAGAAATCACTAAAACGAATAGAAGATTACTAACCAAAATAATGGATAAGTATTCATTAGAAGATCTAAATAAAGTTCCCGAAGGATTTTCCAATAATCTGATCTGGAATATTGCACATGTAGTAGTTACGCAGCAGTTACTTGTTTATAAATTGAGCGGGTTACCTTTGATCATTGATGATGAAATGATAGATCTTTATAAGAAAGGGACCAAAACAGAAAGAGTGGTGTCACAAGAAGAAGTGGATACAATCAAGGAATTGCTATTCTCTACTCTTGACAAAACAGAAGAAGATATTAATTCAGGGATTTTTAAGGAGTATCAAGAATACCCAACGAGTACGGGTTTTGTATTAAAATCTGTAAAAGACGCTATAAACTTTAATAATTTTCACGAGGGAATTCACCTTGGTTATATTTTAGCACTTAAAAAATCACTATAA
- a CDS encoding DMT family transporter: MDKRTVALLAAFGASLIYAVNHTLAKGVMPTYIKPFGFILLRVIGAAALFWLASIWAPKQKVERSDWLRIFGCAIFGMVINMLMFFKGLELSTPINSSVMITISPILVFILSAIFLSEKITLLRSVGILLGFSGALGLILFGAETRQDAPNIPLGNILFIINAACYAIYLVLVKPLTAKYHPFTLMKWFFLIGVIINFPITISEFSEVQWTTLPYDVIWKMVFVVIGTTFFTYLLNVFALKTLKASTIGAFIYLQPLLAISFAMAMGADSLNLVKIISALLVFLGVYLVTKKPKKLA, from the coding sequence ATGGATAAAAGAACAGTAGCATTACTTGCAGCATTTGGTGCCAGTTTGATTTATGCAGTTAATCACACCTTAGCAAAAGGAGTAATGCCTACATACATCAAACCTTTTGGCTTTATCCTTCTTAGGGTCATTGGTGCTGCAGCACTTTTTTGGCTAGCTTCTATCTGGGCTCCAAAACAAAAAGTTGAACGTAGCGACTGGCTCAGGATATTTGGATGCGCAATTTTTGGAATGGTAATTAATATGTTGATGTTCTTTAAAGGACTTGAACTATCAACCCCAATAAATAGTTCTGTAATGATTACCATCTCCCCTATTTTGGTATTCATATTATCTGCCATTTTTCTAAGCGAAAAAATTACATTATTGAGATCCGTAGGTATTTTACTTGGTTTTTCTGGAGCATTAGGACTCATTCTTTTTGGAGCAGAAACTAGACAAGATGCTCCTAATATCCCTTTGGGAAATATATTATTTATCATTAATGCAGCTTGTTACGCTATTTATCTTGTATTAGTAAAACCATTAACGGCAAAATATCATCCTTTTACCTTGATGAAGTGGTTTTTCCTAATTGGTGTTATTATCAATTTCCCAATTACAATTTCAGAATTTAGTGAAGTGCAATGGACCACTCTTCCTTATGATGTAATATGGAAAATGGTTTTTGTAGTAATAGGAACTACCTTCTTCACCTATTTATTAAACGTATTTGCGTTAAAGACATTAAAAGCCTCAACTATAGGTGCATTTATTTATCTTCAACCACTATTGGCTATTAGTTTTGCCATGGCGATGGGTGCAGATTCATTAAACTTGGTTAAAATTATATCTGCTCTACTAGTTTTTTTAGGTGTATATCTGGTTACCAAAAAACCAAAAAAACTAGCTTAA
- the gdhA gene encoding NADP-specific glutamate dehydrogenase has translation MQAKIDAFMEEVKARNAHEPEFLQAVQEVAETVIPYIATKEIYNGKNILLRMVEPERAIMFRVPWVDDKGEIHVNRGYRIQMNSAIGPYKGGLRFHHSVNLSILKFLAFEQVFKNSLTTLPMGGGKGGSDFDPKGKSDDEIMRFCHSFMSELFRHIGPNTDVPAGDIGVGAREIGFLFGMYRKMRNEFTGVLTGKGLSWGGSEIRPEATGYGTVYFAENMLKTKDDSFDGKTVLVSGSGNVAQYATEKAIQLGAKVVTLSDSSGYIYDEDGIDEEKLAFVMELKNEKRGRISEYADKYSSAKFHKGKTPWSEKCDIALPCATQNELNGEDAKILIDNGCMCISEGANMPCDSDAVAAFHKAKIFFAPGKASNAGGVATSGLEMTQNSLRFKWTRKEVDEKLKQIMNDIHEKCVQYGTDDDGYVDYVKGANIAGFVKVADAMLAQGVI, from the coding sequence ATGCAAGCAAAGATAGATGCATTCATGGAAGAAGTAAAAGCTCGTAATGCACATGAGCCAGAGTTCTTACAGGCAGTACAAGAAGTAGCAGAGACTGTTATCCCATATATCGCTACAAAGGAAATTTATAATGGGAAAAACATTCTATTAAGAATGGTAGAACCTGAGAGAGCTATAATGTTCCGTGTACCTTGGGTAGATGATAAAGGAGAGATACACGTAAATAGAGGATATAGAATTCAGATGAATTCTGCAATTGGACCATATAAAGGAGGACTTCGTTTTCACCATTCGGTGAATTTAAGTATTCTAAAGTTTTTGGCTTTCGAACAGGTTTTTAAAAATAGTTTAACTACACTTCCTATGGGTGGTGGTAAAGGAGGGTCTGATTTCGATCCTAAAGGAAAATCTGATGATGAGATTATGCGTTTTTGTCATAGTTTTATGAGCGAGCTTTTTAGGCATATTGGTCCTAATACAGATGTACCTGCTGGAGATATAGGAGTAGGTGCACGTGAGATAGGATTCTTATTTGGTATGTATCGTAAGATGCGAAATGAATTTACTGGAGTTTTAACAGGAAAAGGATTAAGCTGGGGAGGATCTGAGATTCGTCCGGAAGCAACGGGTTATGGTACTGTATATTTTGCAGAAAATATGCTAAAGACCAAAGATGATTCTTTTGATGGGAAAACTGTTTTAGTATCTGGTTCAGGAAACGTAGCGCAATATGCTACAGAAAAAGCAATCCAATTAGGCGCTAAAGTAGTTACGCTTTCGGATTCTTCTGGATATATCTATGACGAAGATGGAATCGACGAAGAAAAATTAGCTTTTGTAATGGAGCTTAAAAATGAAAAAAGGGGACGTATCAGTGAGTATGCGGATAAATATAGTTCTGCAAAGTTTCATAAAGGAAAAACTCCTTGGAGTGAAAAATGCGATATAGCATTGCCTTGTGCTACACAGAATGAATTAAATGGTGAGGATGCAAAAATATTAATTGATAACGGATGCATGTGTATTAGTGAAGGGGCGAACATGCCTTGTGATTCTGATGCAGTAGCAGCTTTTCATAAAGCTAAGATATTTTTCGCACCTGGTAAAGCATCTAATGCAGGTGGTGTAGCTACCTCAGGATTAGAGATGACTCAAAATTCATTACGTTTTAAGTGGACTAGAAAAGAGGTTGATGAAAAGTTAAAGCAGATAATGAATGATATTCATGAAAAATGTGTTCAGTATGGAACTGATGATGATGGTTACGTTGACTACGTTAAAGGTGCAAACATTGCAGGTTTTGTAAAGGTTGCTGATGCTATGCTGGCGCAAGGAGTTATATAA
- a CDS encoding AraC family transcriptional regulator — protein sequence MLKIVSLFRYMKPSSHIKAYDKLSDLYNDENVGKSILQDSDFTIHRMEKVHPRPTESPVFRANYFSFILVKKGKSIYTIDDHKFYTKPNTLYFTNPGHLKSFAIEEIVHGFIITSSEEYLKEHIHADVFDELSFLLTEMVPPCFLDQDRFHELLHLSEQILNEQSKKSILRHKIISSLFMVFLLKVKEFLLQDDSFKIAYDRDSEIVNQFKKDLESVFRSKNLKNTDLQVAAFADNQQLHPAYFSTVIKTKTGQSANKWIQDKTIIEAQALLSKSNTPIKEIAYRLGFNEPTHFSKFFKKQTNFTPNQYRNK from the coding sequence ATGTTAAAAATCGTATCTTTATTCCGATACATGAAACCATCTTCTCACATAAAAGCCTACGATAAACTTTCTGATCTTTATAACGATGAGAATGTGGGCAAAAGTATACTTCAGGATTCGGATTTTACTATACACAGAATGGAAAAGGTTCATCCAAGACCTACAGAATCACCGGTGTTTAGAGCCAACTACTTTTCATTTATTTTAGTTAAAAAAGGAAAAAGTATTTACACAATAGATGATCATAAATTTTACACAAAACCAAATACATTATATTTTACAAATCCTGGTCATTTAAAATCCTTCGCAATAGAAGAGATTGTACACGGTTTTATTATCACGTCATCAGAAGAATATCTAAAGGAACATATTCACGCAGATGTTTTTGATGAGCTCTCCTTTTTATTGACAGAAATGGTACCTCCCTGTTTTTTGGATCAAGATCGTTTTCATGAATTACTCCATTTGTCGGAGCAGATTCTGAATGAACAAAGCAAAAAATCTATATTAAGGCATAAAATCATAAGTTCACTTTTTATGGTGTTTCTTTTAAAAGTAAAAGAATTTTTACTACAAGATGATTCCTTTAAAATAGCATATGATCGAGACAGTGAAATCGTGAATCAATTCAAAAAAGATCTAGAAAGCGTATTTAGATCAAAAAATCTAAAAAACACAGATTTACAGGTAGCTGCATTTGCAGATAATCAACAATTGCATCCTGCCTATTTCTCTACTGTTATTAAGACCAAAACTGGTCAATCTGCTAATAAGTGGATACAAGATAAAACTATTATTGAAGCGCAAGCTTTACTTTCTAAATCTAATACTCCAATAAAAGAAATTGCTTATCGACTTGGTTTTAATGAACCTACTCATTTTTCTAAATTCTTTAAAAAACAAACCAATTTCACCCCAAATCAATACAGAAATAAATGA
- a CDS encoding cystathionine gamma-synthase has protein sequence MKFNTKTIHGGQEPDPAYGAVMPPIYQTSTYAQTTPGGHKGFEYSRTHNPTRKALEDSFASIENGKYGLAFGSGLAAIDAVLKLLKPGDEVISTNDLYGGTYRLFTKIFEDFGIKFHFIGMDNSDKVESYVNENTKLIWVETPTNPMMNIIDIKAIAKVSQKHNVLLAVDNTFATPYLQRPLDLGADIVMHSATKYIGGHSDLVMGALIVKDDEVAKRLFFIQNASGAVCGPQDSFLALRGIKTLHVRMQRHCENGEAIAKYLKSHPKIEKVYWPGFEDHPNHNIAKEQMDGYGGMISFIPKGSNFDEAIKIVENLKIFTLAESLGGVESLAGHPASMTHASIPKEDREKTGVVDALIRLSVGIEDVDDLIADLEQAIR, from the coding sequence TTGAAATTTAATACTAAAACAATACACGGAGGACAAGAACCTGATCCTGCTTATGGAGCCGTAATGCCTCCTATATATCAAACTTCTACATATGCCCAGACCACACCAGGAGGGCATAAGGGATTTGAATATAGTAGAACACATAATCCGACTAGAAAAGCGTTAGAAGATTCTTTTGCAAGTATAGAAAATGGAAAATATGGATTGGCGTTTGGATCTGGATTGGCGGCCATTGATGCAGTGCTTAAATTACTAAAGCCTGGAGATGAAGTTATTTCGACTAATGATCTTTATGGAGGAACTTATCGGTTGTTTACTAAAATATTTGAAGATTTCGGTATCAAATTTCACTTCATTGGAATGGACAATTCAGATAAGGTTGAATCGTATGTAAATGAAAACACCAAATTGATCTGGGTGGAGACACCTACCAATCCAATGATGAATATTATCGATATCAAAGCAATTGCTAAGGTGTCACAAAAGCATAATGTTTTGTTGGCTGTTGACAATACATTTGCAACACCATACCTGCAAAGACCTTTAGATCTTGGTGCTGATATTGTAATGCATAGTGCTACAAAATATATAGGAGGACATAGTGATTTGGTCATGGGAGCTTTAATTGTTAAAGATGATGAGGTTGCGAAGCGTTTGTTCTTTATTCAGAATGCAAGCGGAGCTGTTTGCGGGCCTCAAGATAGTTTTTTAGCGCTTAGAGGAATTAAAACATTGCACGTTCGTATGCAACGTCATTGCGAGAATGGAGAAGCGATTGCGAAATATCTTAAAAGCCACCCTAAGATTGAAAAAGTATATTGGCCAGGATTTGAAGATCATCCGAATCACAATATTGCTAAAGAACAAATGGATGGGTATGGAGGTATGATATCCTTTATTCCTAAAGGCAGTAATTTTGATGAAGCGATAAAAATAGTAGAAAATTTAAAGATTTTCACTTTAGCAGAATCACTTGGGGGCGTAGAAAGTTTAGCTGGACACCCAGCCAGTATGACACATGCGTCAATTCCAAAAGAAGACCGTGAAAAAACAGGAGTAGTCGACGCTTTGATCAGATTAAGCGTCGGGATAGAGGATGTAGATGACTTAATTGCAGATTTAGAACAAGCAATTAGATAA
- a CDS encoding DUF3298 and DUF4163 domain-containing protein: MLRIAFFLVILVCFNSCETSESFTFQKRTIAINDFFDCQTTDCAITEIFLLESVSESEVSKSINAEIEKAACALLNMEDNTSLNSIEKAIKSFNISYQEMKKEFPQETIPYEASINCDMSFQNTDILSVLVDSYIFTGGAHGSGNSTYLNMNLKTGKVIANKKLIKDTILFSSFVEKTFRKIHNIPENQSINSTGFFFENDTFALPTNIGLTDTHLILLYNQYEISSYAEGPIELKFNKEEVAKYFSVNIL; encoded by the coding sequence ATGTTGAGGATCGCTTTTTTTCTAGTGATTCTAGTATGTTTTAACAGCTGTGAGACTAGCGAATCTTTTACTTTTCAGAAGCGAACGATAGCAATTAATGACTTTTTTGACTGCCAGACGACGGATTGTGCCATAACAGAAATCTTTCTATTAGAATCCGTAAGCGAAAGTGAAGTTTCAAAAAGCATCAATGCAGAAATCGAAAAAGCTGCATGTGCTCTCCTAAATATGGAAGATAATACCTCATTAAACTCCATAGAAAAAGCCATCAAAAGCTTCAATATTTCTTATCAAGAGATGAAAAAAGAGTTCCCCCAAGAAACAATTCCATATGAAGCCAGTATAAATTGCGATATGAGTTTCCAAAACACTGATATACTCTCTGTACTTGTGGATTCTTATATTTTTACGGGAGGTGCTCACGGAAGTGGTAATTCTACATACCTAAACATGAATCTGAAAACTGGCAAAGTCATAGCAAACAAAAAACTAATAAAAGATACTATTCTCTTTTCAAGTTTTGTAGAAAAAACTTTTAGAAAAATTCACAACATCCCTGAAAATCAATCTATAAATAGTACCGGATTCTTTTTTGAAAATGACACATTTGCTCTTCCTACTAACATTGGCTTGACTGACACTCATCTCATTTTATTGTACAATCAATATGAAATAAGTTCATATGCAGAAGGGCCTATTGAATTAAAATTCAATAAGGAAGAGGTTGCAAAATACTTCTCCGTAAATATATTATAG
- a CDS encoding bestrophin family protein has protein sequence MYIKRNIGWGLILRFAWKNLLFFSFYTASIFSLYYFLDLRFIDIPFQPLSLIGIAVAFYIGFKNSQSYDRFWEGRKIWGGIVNYSRTWANQVLTLVNDDQETKRILIYRHIAWINALRIQLRQPTSFSIKENGAVERLFNKHAERNPACDATKSFVSNEEYNDLLERKNAATHLVKNQGLHIKELLNSGKITEFDKQLFHGVLEELYNLQGKCERIKNTPFPRQYAYFSTVFTWIFVLLLPFGLLNVFENELNDMSQHLQPWFIFLMIPLSVLVSWIFTTMEKIGSNSEDPFEGRINDVPMTALCRTIEIDLRDMLDEKELPEKEKPKDNILY, from the coding sequence ATGTATATTAAACGTAATATTGGCTGGGGACTTATCCTTCGCTTCGCTTGGAAAAACTTACTCTTCTTCTCCTTTTATACCGCCAGTATTTTTTCGCTGTATTATTTTTTAGATTTAAGATTTATAGACATCCCATTTCAACCACTATCGCTGATTGGTATAGCTGTTGCCTTTTATATTGGTTTTAAAAATAGTCAGAGTTATGACCGTTTCTGGGAAGGGCGGAAAATTTGGGGTGGTATTGTTAACTATAGTAGAACGTGGGCAAATCAAGTTTTAACACTTGTTAATGATGATCAGGAAACCAAAAGAATTTTGATTTATCGTCATATCGCTTGGATTAATGCATTACGCATACAATTAAGACAACCCACTTCTTTTTCTATTAAAGAAAATGGAGCTGTAGAACGTCTCTTTAACAAACATGCAGAGCGTAATCCTGCCTGTGATGCTACTAAGAGTTTTGTTTCAAACGAAGAGTATAATGATTTACTTGAAAGAAAAAATGCGGCCACTCACTTAGTAAAAAACCAAGGATTACACATTAAAGAATTATTAAATTCAGGCAAAATAACCGAATTCGATAAACAGCTTTTTCACGGAGTATTAGAAGAATTATACAATCTTCAAGGAAAATGCGAACGTATAAAAAACACTCCTTTTCCTCGGCAATATGCTTATTTCAGTACTGTTTTTACCTGGATTTTTGTTTTGTTATTACCTTTTGGGTTATTAAATGTTTTTGAAAATGAACTTAATGATATGTCTCAACATCTGCAACCATGGTTTATCTTTTTAATGATTCCATTATCCGTTTTGGTCTCTTGGATATTTACTACTATGGAAAAAATTGGCAGTAATAGTGAAGATCCTTTTGAAGGCAGAATTAATGATGTTCCAATGACAGCTTTATGCAGAACTATTGAGATTGATCTTAGAGATATGTTAGATGAGAAAGAACTTCCTGAAAAGGAAAAACCAAAAGATAATATCCTTTATTAA
- a CDS encoding thioesterase family protein: MYLKEFEIRWNDIDANRHLGNKTYIEYAAHTRMSFLFDMGFDQRLLGKFNIGPITFYEHIYYFKEVFYGKPVKVSLELAGMSEDGKFFEFVHNFYDHKGRNFARCEMMGAWLDLKTRKLIPLPEEMLQFMDKVERPDNFKILTKEDTRKFAKTPVDLS, from the coding sequence ATGTATTTAAAGGAATTTGAGATTAGATGGAATGATATTGATGCCAACCGTCATTTAGGAAACAAAACATATATAGAATATGCTGCTCATACCCGCATGTCATTTTTATTCGATATGGGTTTTGATCAAAGACTTTTGGGTAAGTTTAATATTGGGCCTATTACATTTTATGAGCATATCTATTATTTTAAAGAAGTTTTTTATGGCAAACCTGTCAAAGTTTCTTTAGAATTAGCGGGAATGAGTGAAGATGGAAAGTTTTTTGAATTCGTACATAATTTTTACGACCATAAAGGGAGGAATTTTGCACGTTGCGAGATGATGGGAGCATGGTTAGATCTAAAAACTCGAAAGTTAATACCCCTTCCTGAAGAAATGCTTCAATTTATGGATAAAGTAGAGCGTCCTGATAATTTTAAGATTCTTACCAAAGAGGATACTAGAAAATTTGCGAAAACACCTGTTGATTTAAGCTAG